CCAGCCGATAGGCCGCTTGATCGGCATCAGCGCGGCCGTTCCAGCCGGCCAGCAACTGGGCGACGGCGGCATGGTCCGCATGGGCGCGCGCCAGCGGCAGGAAACGGTCTCGCCATGTGCGCATGAAGCGCGCCTCATCGTCCAGATGAATTGCGCCGAGGCTGGCTTCATCGTGCTGGGGGCGCTCGGAGAGGCGATCCCGGATCTGCTGCGCGCGCGCACCCAGGTCGAAGCCGCCATCGCCCAGCAGCTCGCCCGCGTCGCCGCCCAGCTGCCGATGGTTGGCGGTCCACAGCTGACCCTGTTTGGGCGACAGGATCTGGGGCGACTGATCCGGCCGCAGCCAGGCATGCGTCATCTGGTCGGGCGATGTGAATCGGCCAAAGGACGCGCCGAGGCTCGGTTGCGACCAGAGCCGTCCGGCGATGGTCCAGCCGATCTGGCCGTCGCGGTCGGCCGCCAGCAGGTTCTGGTGCGGCATGCCGGCCCGTTGGGCGATGGCCAGTGCTTCGTGGACATGGCGGGCCTGCAGCATGTCGTCCAGCGCGAGGTTGTAGGCCTCGCCTTCATGCGCCATCCAGTGAAGAGCCAGGCGACGGGACCCGTCGTGCGCCGCGATCGGTGCGCCGTTGAACTCGCGAACCGTCAGGATCTGCGGCGCGTCGCCTTTGACCTCGATGGTCTCGTCATGGGCCACCACCGCGGCCTGGTCCGGCACCGGCACCCAGTCGAACCATTGGCCATAGGCATTGGTGAAGCCCCACGCGACCCGGCCGTTGCTGCCCACCACCAGCGCGGGCAAGCCAGGGAGGGTCACGCCGGCCGCGCGAAGCCGGTGGTCCGACGGCGAGGCGGGGGCGCCGCTGCCGTCGCGGTCCGCCGGGCCGATCTGGAACTGGGCGCGGAACCACAGACTGGGCACGCCCAGGCCGAGATGCATGTCGTCGGCCAGGATGGCGCCGCCGTGCACCGAGCGCGAGCCCGCCACCGCCCAGTTGTTGCTGCCGATGACCGGCGGCTCATCGCCGTGCCGGGGCGCTCCCTCCTCGCGGAACAATGCGCTGATGTTGGACGCGGTGTGAGTCAGCCGCTCCGGGCGCTCCAGCCGCCGCGCCGTCCCTTCGGTGAGGCTGGCACCGGCGGTCGGCGTGGGGGTGGGCGGGCGGCGCAGATCGAACTGGTCGGCGGTGGGCATGGGCGGCTCGGACAGCGTGCTGCCGTCCAGCGGTGCGTCCCAGTGTCCGCCGCGGGGGCTGAGCCAGTTGAACAGGGTGTCGCCCGCCCGCTCTCGCAGCAGGGCGCGCTCCAATCCGGCCTCCATGCTGCCGCCCTGCAGCATGAAGTACATCTCGCTGATCACCAGCAGCGAGTCGATCGGCGTCCAGTCCTTCGGCTGCGCGCGCAGCAGCAGGTATTGCCAGGGGCGCACCGGCAGCGCATGCAGTCCTGCGTTGACGCCGTCGCAGTAGGCGGTGAGCAGCGCGCGGTCTTGCGCGCTCATGCCGGCGTAGCGGTCGGTCAGACGGGCGCGCAGTCGATGGATCCGGCGTTCCCGATCGCGCTCCAGCGCCTTGATGCCGAATAGCGCGGACAGCTCGCCGGCGGCGGACCGGCGGGTCAGGTCCATCTCGAAGAAGCGCTCCTGCGCATGGGCGAAGCCCAGGCCGCGGGCCACGTCCAGGCGATCCGCGCCGTCGATCAGGACGGTTCCACGCGCATCGCGGCTGAGGCTCAATGGTGCGCGCAGCCCGGGCAGGGCGATGTCGCCATCCAGTTGCGGTCGGCTGGCACGGACCGCCGTCCAGGCCAGCGCCAGGAGCAGGAGCAGCAGGAGCAATAGTGCGAGCAGGCTGCGCACGGTCCAACGCAGGAGGGCGCGCCATCGATTCATAGGGCGTGGAGCTTTCAATGGGAAGAGGGCAAGAAGCGACCGACCGGTACCGGCCATTCGCCATTGGCGATTGGCGATTGGCAACAGGGTGGGGCTGGGGCTGCAGCGGGCGAATTGTGGAGTCGCTCGCTGCGGAGATGATGCGGCGTTTCCCTATGGCGACCCTCGACGCATCGCAGGGACCGGTGTTGCGAACCGCCCAGAAAAAAGCCCGGCATTGCCGGGCTGTGTGGGTTCGATTGGAGGGTTCAGATGATGAAATAGCCGCCGTCGTAAATGACCTTGATGCTGTCGTTTCCGGCCGTGACGCCCGCGAAGCGAAGGTCGAAAGCCGCTTTATATCCGGTGCCTTGCAGATTGACTTGGAGCGAATTGTCTACTTCGACATACAGATAATCCGCCTTGTTGGCATCGCTGGCTGCGGAGAGAACCTGACTGAGATCCAGAACATCGCCCTCTGCGGCGTTGAATCCGGAAATATTCAGAGTCGAGGTGTCCGTTTCCTTGGACGTGAGCACATCCTGTGTCACGATAAACCGGTTTGCGCCGCCATCGCCCGCAAAGTTATAAACGTCCACCATCCCGTTGGTCAATTCAGTGGCAGCAACGCCCTTGACCTCCGACGTGATGCGTTCGAATTGGAAGGTATTGACCGCGCTGTCTTTGCCTTCGGTGCTCGTCTGGATGACCTGAACCGATTTCAAGCCATCGTCCGGGCCGAACTCGGTGGTGGCAATCTGATGATTGGATCCGCCGACCTTCCAGGTCGTGCCCTTATCCACGCTGTACTTCCAGGTGGTATCGGCCTGCAGACCGGCGATGAGCAGGGTGCCGTCGTTGGTGATGCGGTCGGTGGCGTCGGGGCCGGAGTCGGTTTTCAGGGTGACGCCAGGGCGGAGGTTTTCTTTGTCGAGGATGAAGTCGTAGGAGATCGTCGCAGCAAGGAGTTTATATTGAATGGTGCGGTTGCCATTCTCGCCTGGAATATCTTGCGCGGTTAGCGCCCAGGCTCTTGACCCTGGATTGGCGGGAAAGGCCAACCATGACGTTCCATTGTCCAGTGAATATTCCCCCTGCCACGTGTAGCCTCGAATTGTTTCAAGCTTCCCGCCATTGGTGAGTATCCCGTTTCCGCCGAGGCCTCCCAAGATTTCCATGCCGCCAAGAAAGGCTAAATCGACTTGGCCTGCATTTCCGGCTCGATCAATCTGTTGATAGGCAGTGTTGCCTTTCAGTGTGGCGGTTGCCTGTGAACCATCTCTGACGTCAGTCGCAGAGTAATCAGAGGTATACCAGTATTGCCAGTGGCCACCCTCTTCTAGGTTTGTTGCTTTAATGATTGAATCAAATTGATTGGGGCCCAGGTACTTTGCAGTGATAGTGATATCCAACAAGGCAGGAGGTTTAGTGTCCAGCTCAAAGCTGAACTCGGTCGTCTCACTCGGGATTGATGCCCTGTCGAACTGACGCATCAAGACCTTCTTGACGCCATCGCTCCCAAATGCGGAGGAGGCGATGCGATCCCCCTCGCCATCCATCCACGACTGGCCGGCATCAAGGCTGTATTGCCAACGAGCCCCCTCTTCGAGGCCAGTGATTTGAAGCGTGCCGTCGTTCGTGTATTTGTCGGTGCTGCTGGTGCCGGAGTCATTCACCAGCGCAGCGGAGAGCGCCCCAGGTTTGGGCAGCGGTGCCGGTGTTGGGGTGCCAGGATCGGGGGTGTGGCCGGCGCCGTCGCCCGGGTCGGGCGTTGGGTCACTGGGGGCGCCAGGCGTAGGCCCAGGAGTCGGCTCAGGAGTTGGCTCAGGAGTTGGCTCAGGAGTTGGCTCCGGGTTGCCGGGCTGCGGAATGCCAGGCTGCGGCTCCGGTGTGCCAGGACCCGGCCTGGGTTGCTCGGGCGCGGGAACTTGGGGTTCGCCCGGCCGGCCAAGGTCTGGCGTGTTTGAGCTGCCGGAACTGCCGCCACTGCTGGCCACGGCAGCCATCAGGCCCACAGCGCCCAATGCGCCTGCGGCGATCAGGGTGGGCGAGCCAGCGAATGCCGCCATCGAGACAGAGGACGCAGCGCCGACAGAGCTCAGTTGTTCCGATGTTGTTGGCGTGGTGGAGTCCGTGGACGCGCTGCCCACCGCTTCTTCAGTCAACCCATCCGAGTCGCTCGGGACAGACGCATCCAGGGCGGTGTGCGCGTCGCCGGTCGTGTCAGCGACGGCGGAACCTTGCGTCTCATCCATCCCGGATTGCGCCAGTTCTTCCGCTTCTTGATCGAGCGAGCGCTTGGCTCGCCCCTGGAGCTTGGCGGCCGTCAAGGGCGCCATCGCGGGCCGCGGGGAAGTCAGATCAGCCATGTGTCAGGACCTTCGGTATCGGTTTGAAAAGGCGCTCAGTCTCTGGAAACTTGGTCTGCTCGCCACTAGCCGATTCCTGCTGAAAGCTTGGTGCTGACTCCCTTAAGGGCAGACGGTGGATCACGCAGGCATGTCAGGCGGGCTGCACTGAAAGGCAAATGGCCCCTCTGTTTGAGTTATGTTGTTCAAGGCACCGACTGAGCAACCTTCGGTAGCCCGGCGAGGGATCCCTAGAATGCGCGCCATGTCCCTGAAGCCCTCCCCATCGCTCGCGCCCGCCCTCTCCACGTCCGAAGCCGGCCGCGTCGATCCGGGCCGGCGCCGTTGGCTCGCCGGCGCCGCGGCGCTGAGCGCCGTCGCCCTGTCGGCCTGCTCGGTGGTGACCCCGACGATCCCCGTCACGCCCCCGGTCACGCCGCCGCCCGAACCGGACCTGCCGACCCCAATCACGCCCAAGCCCGTGCCCAAGCCGCCTCGCATCGGCCTGGCCCTGGGCGGCGGCGCCGCGCGCGGCTTCGCCCACATCGGCGTGATCCAGGTGCTGGAAGAGAACGGCATCAAGGTGGATCTGGTGTGCGGCACCTCGGCGGGCAGTCTGGTCGGTGCGCTGTATGCCGCCGGCCGGACCGGCAAGGAGTTGCAGACGGTCGCCGAAGGCATGGACGAGGGCGCCATCACCGATTGGACCTTCCCGATGCGCGGCCTCATCCGCGGCGAAGCGCTGGCGCGGTATGTCCGTCAGATGACCGGCCATCGCAATCTGGAGCAACTGCCGCTGCCGCTGGGCATCGTGGCCACCGATCTGGGCGATGGTTCGCCCATCCTGTTCCGCCAAGGCGATGTGGGCACCGCAGTGCGTGCGTCCAGTGCGGTGCCGGCGCTGTTCCAGCCGGTGAAGATCGGCAACCGCGAGTATGTGGACGGCGGTCTGGTGGCGCCGGTGCCGGTTCGATTTGCCAAGCAGATGGGCGCCGAACTGGTGATCGCCGTCGACATCGGCGAGCCGCCCGATCCCAAGGTGCCGGGTGACGCGATGCGCATGCTCATGCAGACCTTCTCCATCATGGGCAAGTCGATCAACCAGTACGAGCTTCAGGGCGCGGACGTGGTCTTGCGTCCCAAGCTCGATGGCTTCAGCGGTGCCGACTTCAGCACCCGCCGGCGCGCCATCGCCCTGGGCCGTGAGGTCGCCACGGCGATGCTGCCGTCGATCCGGCAGAAGATCGCGGCCAAGACGCGCTGAGGGCTTCGCGGCGCCGCTGTCGGGACGATTGATGGGCTTCGACTCGCCCGGCGGGGCCTTTGCGGGCGGTCATGCGGTGATCGCGCGATGACGCGATCCCTCCACCGCGCGCAAAGGCTTAAAGCCGTTCGCCGCGAGCGGATGCTTCGATCAGCTTGTTCAAGCGCGCGGTCTGTGTCTCGGTCTTCTTGGCGCTGAGGATGTGCCAGATGCTGGTGCGCTGGTAACCGTCCGGCTGCTGCTGGAAGAAGGCCCAGGCCTCGGGATGGTGGCGGAACGCGACCTCCTGGGCGGGCGTCAGCTCGATCTGGTCCTTCTGCTGCTCATGCGAATACACCCGTGACTTATGCGCCAGCCGGGCTTCGAAGGCCGCCAGGCCGGCGGCAGTCATTCGACCCTCCTTGGTGAGCGCTTCGACGCGGCCGATGTTGATGGCGCTCCAGATCGAGCCCGCCCGGCGAGGGGTGAAGCGGATCTTGTAGGACTTGTCGTCGATGCGGGTGCGGACACCGTCGATCCAGCCGTGGCACAGGGCTTCGTCCACCGACTCGGGCCAGTCCAGGCTGGGCAGGCCGCTGCCGCGCTTGCGAAAGCCCACCACCAGCTCGGTGGCGGTGGCGGCATGCTGGTCCAGCCAGGCGCGGAACTCGGCGGCGGTCTCGAAAAAGGTGGGGGTGCGGGCAGCCATGACCTGCGAGTATGCCGTCGCCGGTGCCTGATTCTGCGACAGGGCGGCCGTCAGGCGACCTTGAACACCGACACCACGTCCTCCAGCCGCTTCGCCTGCTCCCGCAGGGAGGTGGCGGCCGCACTCGATTCTTCGACCAGCGCGGCATTCTGCTGCGTCATCTGGTCCAGCTGCGCCACCGCCTGGTTGACCTGACCGATGCCGTTGCTCTGCTCGGTGGAAGCGGCTGCGATCTCGCCCATCAGATCGGTCACGCGGCGCACGCCGGAGACGATGTCGTCCATGGCGTGCCCGGCTTGCGCCACGTCCACCGTGCCGGCTTGCACCGTTTCGACCGATCGGGTGATCAGATTCTTGATTTCCTTGGCAGCTTCCGCGCTGCGCTGCGCCAGCGACCGGACCTCACTGGCGACCACCGCAAAACCACGGCCCTGCTCACCGGCGCGTGCAGCTTCCACCGCCGCGTTCAGCGCCAGGATGTTGGTCTGGAAGGCGATGCCGTCAATGGTGCCGATGAT
The Roseateles amylovorans genome window above contains:
- a CDS encoding penicillin acylase family protein produces the protein MNRWRALLRWTVRSLLALLLLLLLLLALAWTAVRASRPQLDGDIALPGLRAPLSLSRDARGTVLIDGADRLDVARGLGFAHAQERFFEMDLTRRSAAGELSALFGIKALERDRERRIHRLRARLTDRYAGMSAQDRALLTAYCDGVNAGLHALPVRPWQYLLLRAQPKDWTPIDSLLVISEMYFMLQGGSMEAGLERALLRERAGDTLFNWLSPRGGHWDAPLDGSTLSEPPMPTADQFDLRRPPTPTPTAGASLTEGTARRLERPERLTHTASNISALFREEGAPRHGDEPPVIGSNNWAVAGSRSVHGGAILADDMHLGLGVPSLWFRAQFQIGPADRDGSGAPASPSDHRLRAAGVTLPGLPALVVGSNGRVAWGFTNAYGQWFDWVPVPDQAAVVAHDETIEVKGDAPQILTVREFNGAPIAAHDGSRRLALHWMAHEGEAYNLALDDMLQARHVHEALAIAQRAGMPHQNLLAADRDGQIGWTIAGRLWSQPSLGASFGRFTSPDQMTHAWLRPDQSPQILSPKQGQLWTANHRQLGGDAGELLGDGGFDLGARAQQIRDRLSERPQHDEASLGAIHLDDEARFMRTWRDRFLPLARAHADHAAVAQLLAGWNGRADADQAAYRLVRAARLRTLDLLWDAWTTPALGERQRDPKQRIRWRNQFEYSVVRALDSRPAHLLPPAFADWNALLLAQLAAAAKDIAPDGALAQATWGRQNASRIQHVLAKAIPALSAWLDMPSVAQSGDANLPHVAGPAFGQSQRLVVSPGREDQAWLSMPGGQSGHPMSPYYGAGHEDWVAARHTPLLAGPVQHRLTATVSSSTGSPTGSPTGSPTGSSMGSSPASAP
- a CDS encoding type I secretion C-terminal target domain-containing protein is translated as MTAAKLQGRAKRSLDQEAEELAQSGMDETQGSAVADTTGDAHTALDASVPSDSDGLTEEAVGSASTDSTTPTTSEQLSSVGAASSVSMAAFAGSPTLIAAGALGAVGLMAAVASSGGSSGSSNTPDLGRPGEPQVPAPEQPRPGPGTPEPQPGIPQPGNPEPTPEPTPEPTPEPTPGPTPGAPSDPTPDPGDGAGHTPDPGTPTPAPLPKPGALSAALVNDSGTSSTDKYTNDGTLQITGLEEGARWQYSLDAGQSWMDGEGDRIASSAFGSDGVKKVLMRQFDRASIPSETTEFSFELDTKPPALLDITITAKYLGPNQFDSIIKATNLEEGGHWQYWYTSDYSATDVRDGSQATATLKGNTAYQQIDRAGNAGQVDLAFLGGMEILGGLGGNGILTNGGKLETIRGYTWQGEYSLDNGTSWLAFPANPGSRAWALTAQDIPGENGNRTIQYKLLAATISYDFILDKENLRPGVTLKTDSGPDATDRITNDGTLLIAGLQADTTWKYSVDKGTTWKVGGSNHQIATTEFGPDDGLKSVQVIQTSTEGKDSAVNTFQFERITSEVKGVAATELTNGMVDVYNFAGDGGANRFIVTQDVLTSKETDTSTLNISGFNAAEGDVLDLSQVLSAASDANKADYLYVEVDNSLQVNLQGTGYKAAFDLRFAGVTAGNDSIKVIYDGGYFII
- a CDS encoding patatin-like phospholipase family protein, with the translated sequence MSLKPSPSLAPALSTSEAGRVDPGRRRWLAGAAALSAVALSACSVVTPTIPVTPPVTPPPEPDLPTPITPKPVPKPPRIGLALGGGAARGFAHIGVIQVLEENGIKVDLVCGTSAGSLVGALYAAGRTGKELQTVAEGMDEGAITDWTFPMRGLIRGEALARYVRQMTGHRNLEQLPLPLGIVATDLGDGSPILFRQGDVGTAVRASSAVPALFQPVKIGNREYVDGGLVAPVPVRFAKQMGAELVIAVDIGEPPDPKVPGDAMRMLMQTFSIMGKSINQYELQGADVVLRPKLDGFSGADFSTRRRAIALGREVATAMLPSIRQKIAAKTR
- a CDS encoding YdeI/OmpD-associated family protein; the encoded protein is MAARTPTFFETAAEFRAWLDQHAATATELVVGFRKRGSGLPSLDWPESVDEALCHGWIDGVRTRIDDKSYKIRFTPRRAGSIWSAINIGRVEALTKEGRMTAAGLAAFEARLAHKSRVYSHEQQKDQIELTPAQEVAFRHHPEAWAFFQQQPDGYQRTSIWHILSAKKTETQTARLNKLIEASARGERL